Proteins from one Mobula birostris isolate sMobBir1 chromosome 10, sMobBir1.hap1, whole genome shotgun sequence genomic window:
- the LOC140204005 gene encoding uncharacterized protein: MNGISNQTTHEDSECEQGFSQASGQLRRRTIHTREKRWICGDCGKGFVYPSLLEIHRRSHTGDRPFICLVCGKGFHDPSNLRNHQRVHTGERPYICPACGKGFSQSTSLRNHKRVHTGERPFFCSVCGKGFSQSSSLKDHMRVHTGERPFICPTCGKGFSHLSTLRKHNQVHSGERPCVCSVCGEALTEPCASWVSALNGISNQTICQDCLCGRVFSQASGQLRRRSRHTTEKRWICGDCGKGFVYPSLLEIHHRSHTGDRPFICLVCGKGFHDSSNLRNHQRVHTGERPYICPACGKGFSQSTSLRNHKRVHTGERPFFCSVCGKGFSQSSSLKIHKRVHTGEKPFVCSVCGKGFSQSSTLKIHKRVHTRERPFFCSVCGKGFSESSSLKEHMRVHTGGGSSSAQRAGRDSPIHPP, from the exons ATGAATGGAATTTCAAACCAAACAACACATGAAGATTCTGAGTGTGAACAAGGCTTCAGCCAGGCATCCGGACAGTTGAGACGCCGGACTATTCACACCAGGGAGAAGCGGTGGATATGTggggactgcgggaagggattcgttTACCCGTCCCTTCTGGAAATTCATCGCCGCAGTCACACTGGGGACAGGCCGTTCATCTGCCTCGTGTGTGGGAAAGGATTTCATGATCCCTCCAATTTGAGGAACCATCaacgtgttcacactggggagaggccgtacaTCTGCCCAgcatgtgggaaaggattctctCAGTCAACCAGCCTGAGGAACCAcaagcgagtccacactggggagaggccgtttttctgctctgtgtgtgggaagggattcagccAGTCCTCGAGCCTGAAAGATCACATGCGTgtgcacactggggagaggccgttcatctgcccaacctgtgggaaaggattctccCACTTATCCACACTGAGGAAGCACAATCAAGTTCACTCTGGGGAGAGGCCGTGTGTCTGCTCTGTGTGCGGAGAGGCATTGACTGAGCCCTGCGCTTCCTG GGTCTCAGCATTGAATGGAATTTCAAACCAAACAATATGTCAAGATTGTTTGTGTGGACGAGTCTTCAGCCAAGCATCTGGACAGTTGAGACGGCGAAGCAGGCACACCACAGAGAAACGGTGGATATGTggggactgcgggaagggattcgttTACCCGTCCCTTCTGGAAATTCATCACCGCAGTCACACTGGGGACAGGCCGTTCATCTGCCTcgtgtgtgggaaaggattccatGATTCCTCCAATTTAAGGAACCACcagcgtgttcacactggggagaggccatacATCTGCCCAGCGTGTGGAAAAGGGTTCTCTCAGTCAACCAGCCTGAGGAACCAcaagcgagtccacactggggagaggccgtttttctgctctgtgtgtgggaagggattcagccAGTCCTCGAGCCTGAAGATTCAcaagcgagtccacactggggagaagccgtttgtctgctctgtgtgtgggaagggattcagtcagtcatcaACCCTGAAGATTCACAAGCGAGTCCATACCAGGGAGAGGCCGTTTTTCTgctctgtgtgtgggaagggattcagtgaATCGtcaagcctgaaggaacacatgCGTGTCCACACTGGGGGGGGCAGTTCATCTGCCCAACGTGCAGGAAGGGATTCTCCCATTCACCCACCTTGA